The DNA window CATTTGATGATGTAAATAAACTAAAAATTGAGGCGTTTGGATTAGCTACAGATATTGCTCAACAAGTTGGTCTGAAATCGTTGATTCAACGCACTGCTAAATCAACAGATTTTAGTTTTACTGTTGATTTAATACCTAGTGATCTAACAGAAAATCAATTAACAGTATCTATTTATGAGTTATTGTCAATGTTAGCGACAGATGATCATAGTGAGCAATTAAATTGGAATGTTAATGAGGGAATTTTATTAACCCAAATTAATGATTTAATGCTAGTGAAAATATTTCGTTTAATTCGTGTTGTAAGACGATTAAGAGAACTAAAGTCATAAACCAGAGAGGAACTTATGATGACAATCGCAACGTTTAATCTTGCTGTTTTATCTCATGTTATGTATGAACTAAAAAATGGTAATTTACGATATTGTGAACAATTTGGTTTTACATCAACTGAATTACATGAGCTAGATAAATTAACGACTGATGAACTACATCATCTGAGTCAAACAAAAACTCCATTTATTAAAATCGGGATTAATCATGATCTATTTAATAAGATGATCTCATGTGCAAAAAATCATGCTGAAACACAGAAAATCATGGACAACGCGTTAATTCTCGGTGGTAGCATTGAGCTATTAGAAAATTTTTTTGGAGAACAGAGTGCAAAAATTAGCGAACGTAGACGATTACTGGGACAGAGTAAATCAGCAGGACGTCGTTCAACGCTAGATACTAATGAGAGTTCTAAAATTTGGTACAAGTGGAAAGCCGTTCGTGATTCAAAATTAAATTTAGATTCACTAGATGCGTTAAATATATTAATGCAAATAGCCGAATCAACTAAAGTTGATCTGACAACGGTATGGAAATTAGTGATGAGCTGGGAAAGAGAACAACAAGATGAATAATATTAAAAAATTAGAGGAAAACACTTTATTTTTTGTTGGCAATCAACATGAAACAGTTCCTCTACGATTATTACAAGATCATCATTTAACTGCTCGAGCAAAATTTGCATATCAAATTATCAAAATTCATGCTCGAGCATTTAATAGTACAGTATTTCCGAGTTACGATGAATTACAAAACCTATTATCTGATACAGCGTATAAACAGGAAAAATGCTCACGAAAAATTGTTAGTCAAACGTTATTATTACTGAGATTAACGCGGTGGCTAACATTATGTGATACATCTAGAGATGAAAAAGGTAGAATACTCGGAAATATTTATTTAATACATGATGAACCATTAAGTGTTTTAGATTGTGTTCATTTTAATGAGCAATATTTAGAGCTATTAGAAAGTTGCACAAAACATAGTGATAAAATAGTGCGAGATGTTGCAATTTCTATTACGCATGAAATCAAATCATCTCAACAATCATATTTAGTTTCACATATTGATTTAATATTAGAGCGTTATCAACATTATCAAACGAAAAATTTAACAGATCAAAAATTATCAAGTATTTTTAGCGTTAGAAAACTAAGCAAAAATCAGCAAAATTTACCTAGTTCCATTAGGGAACTAAGTGAAAATCAGCAAAATTTACCTAGTTCCATTAGGGAACTAAGCAAAAATCAGCAAAATTTACTTAGTTCCCAAGATGAAGTACTTAGTACTAGTACTATTAAATATAATAAGTACAGTACTAGTACTATTAATATTCCCAACGAATTTAATTTTTCACAATTAGAGAAAAAACGAATTTTTGATTTAATTCAGAATCTGCAATTATCATCAAAAATTGCTCAATCAGTGTTAGTAGAAGCTTGTATGCGAGTTCGAGCTGGTGGAGTTCAAAAACCATTAAATTATGTATGTCATTTGTTGCGAACGGCAAAAAAAGGAGATTTTAAAGAATTTCTAATAAATAAAAATCCAAATAAAAATCAAAGAGTTGAATCTATATCAAATATATCGACTCGTTCGGTACGTTCAAATGATGAATTACAGCTAATATCAAAAAAAGCCACGATTTTGAAAAATCAATTGCGAAGTATGTAGTGGAATAAATTATATGAAATTAATAAATAATTTTGTATTGAGTTAAAACGTATAATATTTATTATTGTTATCAAATTTAATTCATAATCAAGGAGATAACAATGAACTCAAATCAAAATCAACAACAAATAGGAGTATTATCTACTGATATTTCTATAACACTACATACTCAACACGGATTAAAAATTTGGACGGGTAGAAATAGAACTGAAAATGGTAAAAAACGTATTGTTACTATCAGTACACCTAGTATATTAAATATTCTGGGTCATATACATACTCATTCAGCAAATGACGATCCTTACGCAGATGATTATTTAATAAAAATAGAGGAGAAAATTTTAAAAAATAGACAGTTAATTAAAGAATTTACTAACTCATTAGTAGATCAATATGTAGATATATTACCGCCCGATATAAAATTAGATCGTAGTTTTAGTGTCCAACCCGTTGAAATTTCATTAAAAATCAAATCTCAAATTGGTTATCAATTAGTTTATATGATATCTGAATACGATAATTTTGCTCGTTCAATAATGACTGCTACTCATATAGCAATTATTTCGAGAAATGATGCTAATTCACGTTTAGAATCTGCTACACATTTAATTAGATCATTATATGGGTTTATTCAACGGTACAAAAATGCTGGCATTACTCGTGATGAATTAATTAATGGCACAGCACGAGCATTAGCAGTAATTGAACGTTTCGGAAAATTATCAGATGAAATTATTCATGGCACTACTCGTAGTAACTATGCACCAATAAATACTAAATTATTAAAACAAATAGAGGAATAATTTGTTATGAAGAAATCATATCATGCGTTGAATGAACAGGATTATGCGAATTTAATTTTTAACACGCCATTAAATGCAGGATTAAAAAAATTGTTTAATCCTGTATCAACCCAAGTTGATTATGAAATTCTGGAGCAGTTTTTTTTAGAATCTAGGCAATCATTAATTGAAATGGGGCAGTCAATTATACAAAAAGCTCGTTCATATCCAGTTGCACATGTTCCGTTGATTTTTATTTTAGATCATACATCTAGTTCAGGTGGCAGATTTTTGCGTTGGCGTAATCTGAAAAATAATAAAAGTGGTGAGCCTGCGTATAAATATATTTTACAGGATGAAACTGTTCCAGCTGAAATTAAACAGGCTCTTGTCGCATTAGAAAACGATAGAATTGCATTTAATATGCAGATGTCTGTTTTAAATTCAATAGTGCGACAGTTGAGAGAATGTAAAGAGAAAAATAAATCTATTTTAGAATTGAGTGGGGAATATTCTAATTAGAAAAAATAACCAACGGTGCCGCCTGGCACCAAAGATTAAAAAATAACCAACGGTGCCACCTGGCACCAAAGATTAAAAAACGAGCAATGGTTCCACCTGGAACCAAAGGTTAAAAAATGAGCAATGGTTCCACCTGGAACCAAAGGTTAAAAAATAACCAACAGTTCCACCTGTATCGTTGTATCTAAATCTTATTTTGAGTTGTACTTAAGCCCTATTTTTTATTGTAGGTAAAGATTCGATAAAAAGGCCTTTTAAAGGTAAGGGGGCGTTGCCCCCTTAACCCCCACACGAGAATGAAATTATAGGTTTTATATACAAAGTAAATCATTTGATATACATATTAAGGAGCTTCTATGGCAGGTATAAACAAAGCAATTATTGTCGGAAATCTAGGTAATGAACCCGAACTACGATCATTTCCGAATGGTGATTCAGTCGCAGTAATTAATGTGGCAACTAGTGATCGTTGGCAGGATAAACAAACAGGTGAATGGCGAGAAGTAACAGAATGGCACCGTATTGTATTCTATCGTCGATTAGCTGAAATTGTCGGTGAATATTTGCATAAAGGATCAAAAGTTTATGTCGAAGGAAAGTTTAAAACCCGAAAGTGGAAAGATGAAAATGGACAAGAACGACAAACGAAAGAGATCCAGGGAGAAATTTTACAGATGTTAGATACAAAACCACAAAATTCAAAAACACAAAATTTATCAAATAACATTCAACAATATAACGATGATGACATGTTAATCTAAATTAAGAATCTATATGTATATGAAACACCTTTTTAGAAAGGTGTTTTTTTGATTTTTTCAGTAATTAATTAGTTGTTGTTAATCCTATTTATTGTACTAAATTACATATATAGAAATAATGAGAGAGGAATGACAATGAAATTATTTTTATGTGAAAAACCTAGTCAAGGGCGAGATATTGGTAAATTTTTAGGTGCAAATCAACGCTCAGATGGATACTTATTCAGTACAGATAAAAAAATTATCGTTACATGGGGAATTGGACATTTATTAGAACAGGCGGAGCCACAAGATTATGATGAAGAATATAGACGGTGGTCATTAGATACATTACCCATTATTCCAGATCGTTGGAAAATGAAAGTTAAAAAAACTACAAGCAAACAATATAAAGTTGTGATGGCATTAATTAAAAAAGCAGACCACATTGTGATTGCAACTGATCCTGACAGAGAGGGTGAAGTTATTGCGAGAGAATTGTTAGATGCTGCTAGATATAACGGAACTATTCAACGATTGTGGTTATCTGCACTCGATGACGGCAGTATTAGAAAGGCTTTGTCAAATTTACGAGCGGATAGCGAAACAAAATCTCTCTATGATGCTGGATTAGCTAGAGCACGGGCTGATTGGTTAGTCGGTATGAATCTAACACGTTTATTTTCATTATTAGCTCAAAAAAATGGTTACAAAGGAGTGATGAGCGTCGGACGAGTTCAAAGTCCTACACTCGGTATTGTTGTACAACGAGATCGAGAAATTGAGAATTTTATCTCTAAGCCATTTTATGTTTTACCTGTTGTTTGTCGTACTAATAAAAATCAATCGTTTGTTGCGTACTGGAAAGCACATGATGAAATTTGCGATGAGGAACATCGCTGTATTGATTTAAATGCAGCAAATACTGCAGCATCAGAGTTATTAAATCAATCAATCAAAATTACTGATGTTGAAACTAAACGAGTGAAAGAAAATCCTCCGCTAGTATTTGATTTAGGTACATTACAACAAACATGTTCACGTCAGTTTGGAATGGGAGCTCAACAAGTGTTGAATATCGCTCAATCATTATATGAAACCCATAAAGCTACAACGTATCCGAGGACGGATTGTGGTTATTTACCAGAATCAATGATTGACGAAATTCCTGCTGTTTTACAATCAATTGTAAATACAAATCCTGCAATGAGAAATATTGTTCAACAACTCGATCTATCGATACGTTCTCGTGTTTGGAATGATAAAAAAATTACAGCTCACCATGGCATAATTCCGACAACACAGAAAACTGATTTATCTAAAATGAATGATGATGAAATTAAAGTTTATAATTTAATTTGTCGTTATTATATGGCTCAATTTTTACCATTATATGAAGAAGATAAAACAACGGTAATATTACAAAAACAACAACACAATTTAGTTGCAAAAGGTAAAGTTGTGGTTAGAACGGGATGGAAATTGCTATTTGCTAAACATAATACAGATGATTTAAATAATAGTAGTAATATTGATGATGAACAATCTTTACCTTCACTTTCTCAGAATGATGTTTGTACTATTGTCTCAATTGATGTTAAACAATTAAAAACAACTCCACCTAAACCGTTCACTGAGGGAACATTGATTAGTGCAATGAAAAATGCTGCTAGATTTGTGCAAAATCCACAATTAAAACAAAAATTAAGAGAAACTGAAGGGCTAGGTACCGAAGCGACTCGTGCAGATGTGATTGAAACATTATTAAAACGAAATTACCTCAAACGAGAAAAGCGTAGTATTGTCTCAACACCCGAAGGGAGAATATTAATCGATGCGTTGCCTGAAATCATTAGAGATCCTGGCATGACTGCATTGTGGGAACAGGCGTTGAATGATATAGCGGCAGGGAATATGACACTGTTAGATTTTATGTCAAAACAACGACAATTTATTTCTCGAATTGTTAGTGTATCAGCTCAATCTACAATAGCGATGAGTAATATTCCTGTTGCTCCTACAAAAATATGCCCTAAATGCGGTTCTCAAATGAGAAAACGAAATAGTAAAAATGGAGAATTTTGGGGATGTTCTAATTATCCTAATTGTGATGCTATTGAGAATATTAAGAAAAAGAGAAATTACGCTAAAAAAGAAAATGAAAATGAAATTAAAATATTAGGTGAAAAACGAAAAATTAATAGAATTCCAATATAAACCAATTGTAGACAAGTTTTTCTATATAGCATAAAATTACGATGCTTGATCGTTTGTAGTTTGTCGGTTATCAAACTACGCCCTTTAACAGCTAGCTAGTTAAATAACAAACTCTCTAGCTAGCTGTTACTCAAAATACCTTTTGTTGTATTCTGAAATGAGAATACTATTTATCAATGAAATATTTCTATTTATCAATATAGTAGAATTTTAATTTAGTTTTTTGTGAAAATTAAACTAAAATTCTACTATATTTAGTCAAAACCGATCGGCGGTGAAAAACGAAGCCCTTTGTGCAGGATTGTGCCAGATTACCGTTTAATGGTTGCATAGTAAACGGGGAAAGTGTGAAAATATAAATTAATATCACGAGGATTATTTTATATTTATCTATTTTCTATTAACCAAATTTGTCTATAAACCACCAGTATTTTATATTGGTGGTTTTTTTGTAGGTATAATTTATAAGATAATTAATAAAACATTTAATATAAAATAAACTTTTTTTATTTTTTTATCTGATTTAATGTAATCATTAAGTTAAGTCGCTATCGTTGATAGCATCTTGCTCTAGGTCTGGAATGAGCTATCCAAATGACCAAATCCCAAATAACTCAAACGCTCTGAAATGAGTTTCTATTTATATAGTGAGTGTTTATTTTTCTTTACTCTAATCTAATTTAACCCGTGCGGGAAACATTTTTCCCGAGTTGGTTAGAGATGTTTCTCCGCTTTTTTCAGGAGAAACAAATTATGACTGCTCAAACTCAACAAAAAACATATTTTAATTTACATACTACTGGTATTGGTTATTTATCTAACATTCGTGAAGTTAAACCTAAAAAAGGTGCGGCTTTTTGGGCGTGTGATATTTCAGCATTATCTGGTTCTAGTGATGATGTTCAATACACTAAATTTAGTTGTAATGTGATTGGCAAAGACGCTAGTTCATTAGTTCGCAGATGTATCGATGCTTCAGAAAGAGGATCTAAGATATTGATTAGCTTTACATTAAGCGATTTGTGGTATGACACATTCACCTATTCTAAAGGTGAAAAAGCTGGACAAGTTGGTGTAATGCTAAAAGCTCGTTTAATCAATATCAAAATGATTAAGATTGATGGAAAAGTTGTTTATAAATCTCAATCTACTCAAGAGGTAAATACTCAATCTACTCAAACAGTAGATACTCAAACAGTAGTAACTAAGAATGAATCTGAAGAACCAAAATATTCTGATTCTTTCTAAATTTTTTACTCCATGCTCCTTTGCATAATTCAATAAGACTTAACGATTTTTGTTAAGTCTTATTTACTATTTTAACCCGTGCGGGAAACATTTTTCCCGAGTTGGGTAGAGATGTTTCTCCGCTTTTTTCAGGAGAAACAAATTATGACTACTAAAACTTGGTTAGATGAATTAGGCAACAATTGGTTTAATACATTTACTGATGATGAATTAGTGATTGCATATAATAATTATGTAATTTCCAACTCCGACCCTAATAACCTCAACTCTGATTTGTCTTTGATTTATAAAGGATATGGAGAGGTTAGTTATATTTTCGGTATAGAAATCGCAGATACATGCTTTAAAAATAGTAATGTACGTTTTTCTGATTTTGTAATGAAAAATGGCAACACAATTGAAAAAGTTGATGTGCGAGAATTTATACAACACTCAATAGGCGTTGATGAGTTGAAAAACTATATTAATCATTCACCACTTCTCGTTGAATTAGAAGAATTAGTGTCATTACCGTTTTAATTAATTCTTTTAATTCATTCATCCAACAAAGACTTGATCTCGTATTAAGTCTTTGTTTCTTGTCACCATAATTAAGAAATTTCTTAATTATTATTCAAATTATCTATAAGGAGATTATTCTATGGGTCTAGATATGTATGCATTCAGTACATCAAAAAAAATTGATGTAGAAACTGATTTTAAGTTAGCTGACGATGATGAGCGTGAGTTGATCCATCAATGGCGAAAACACCCGAATTTACATGGTTGGTTTAAGAAACTCTACTTTAAAAAAGGAGGAAAAGATAGCGAATTTAATATAAATAATGTCATCATTAATAATGATGATTTAGATAAATTAGAAGATGCTATTTTAAATAATAAACTACCACACACTGAAGGATTCTTTTTTGGACGATCGTCTTTAGATGATGATGAACGCCAGGACGATCTTGATTTTATTAAGACCGCAAGAGAAGAAATTAAGGCGGGCAGATCAGTTTATTACACCTCTTGGTGGTAAATAAACATAAATTAAAAGAAAGGAGAGTAATATTATTATTCTCCTTTTTTTCATTTTTTTGGGAAATGAATTTCTACTATATTTTTCATAAAGTTTTTATCAAGATATCAAAATATTTATTTAAATTTAATAAAAAAGGTCCTTATTTATGAAAAATAAAAAACTAATTTTTTTAATTTCTACATTAGCATTTAGTTTAACTGCCTGTACAACAACATCAGTAAATACGTCTACAAAAACAACAAATAAAATAAATACTGTCAAATCGACAATTAAACCTGCAAATCATTTTATTGAACCCGATCTCTATAAATTAAATAAAAATGAATTACCCGAAGTTGTACGTTTTGATCGCTATACACTAGTATCTACCGCCCCCTTAAATTCACAAAAATATTTGCTAGATCAATTAGTACACTTGAATCTGAATATTAAACGTAATTATAGTGTTGAAACTGGATTAAAAATGCTATTAAAAAATTCTGGATTTAGTTTGTGTCAAGCAACCGTGCCAGATGTACGAACCCTTTATTCTCATCCATTACCGAAAATTCACTATAAATTTGGACCTATGCGATTACGTAATGCGGTCCAAATGTTAGCTGGGAATGCGTATCAAGCTAGTGTTAATGATGTATCAAGAGAAATTTGTTTTCATCGTCGTTTAACCACGAAGTAAGAGGTAATTATGAAGTATTATAAATTTTTCTCGTTTTTGTGTTTAGTTGTGGTTTCTAAAATAGCAATGAGTGCTGGAAATATTGAACAGTATTCTACTGTCAATATAACAAATGCTCAAAATGCGGATGATAGCCAGGCGATTGAATGGGGGTTATCAAAAGAAGAATGGCAACGCTATGAGAAATTGCGTAATGGTGAGCGTAAATTTTGGTCGCCAAATCTAGACCCATTAACAATACTTGGTATTGAAGCTAAAAATGATATCGAGCGTAAAAAATATGCTCAATTATTAGCTAAAAAAGAGTTTGAGCGAGTTGAAAAGGAACTTGCCTTTCAGCGTGCTTACGATGAGGCGTTTAAAGAGTTATACGGCAATATTCTAATTATTAAATCTGATAAAGAAAGAATCACTTTCTTTACTCGTACAAAAAATTGTCAAATTTGTGACTCAAAACTTCAGCAATTACTGTTAATGAATAAACCTGTAGATATTTATTTTATTAATAGTTCTGATAATGAAATTAGAGAATGGGCAACTCAGCGTGGTATTGATATCAATAAAGTGCGTACGAAAGAAATTACATTAAATCATGATAACGGTAATTGGATCAAATATGGTAATGGCAAAATTCCTATAGCATTTAAAAGCGGTGATGGTCTATGGGAGCAAATTTATTAATTTGGATAAATAGAATTTTAAGTGGAATTTTTATTTTTATTGCTAATTGTACTTTCGCAACAGAAATACCTACTGAGTTTCATAAAATCGCTCAAGAATACAATATTCCCGTCGAAGTTCTATATGCTGTCAGTTTAACCGAAAGTCCTAAAAAAATAGCTGGAAAAATTATACCACATCCATGGACGTTAAATGTTGAAGGACACAGTTATTACTATAAAAACCGAGAATCTGCTTGTAATGCATTATCTCAATTCGTGAAAAACATACCATTAAAACGAATCGATATTGGTATTGCACAAGTCAATATTGGCTGGAATGCACAGTATCACTTTAAACACTATTGTGATGGTTTTGATGTTGTTGATAATTTGCGATTAGCTAGTTCAATTTTGAAATATTGTTACAACGTCCACAATGATTGGCTAAAAGCAGCAGGTTGCTATCATCGCCCGAAAGGTGGTAGTCCTGCTATTCGTTATCAATCCGTGATTGCTCGTCATTTATCACATCTAAACTCAGACTATTTAGTGACTAATCAAGATTATCTCAACACTGTTCAATGGATTAATCCTGACAAAATAAACTGGATTGAACCCCAAATCGTGAAGTGGGTTTATCCTTAAGGAGTATATGATGAAAAAATTAATTGTTGGTTTATATGCAAGTGCATTTTTATTCAATTCGGCTTTTGCTGATTTAAACGTGATTGCCGATTTTGGTGGAGAGAGTGCATTACGATTTTATGAGCCGCTACAACTGCAAAATTCTCCTGAAGAAATTAAAGTAGTAAATCCAAATGCACTGCCAGCAGAATTTCATGAGAGTGATTTACTACCGATTGTTTCTCATTCCCTGAAACCAGGAAAGGTTATTCCTAGACAATTTAATTTACCTGGTATGCAACCAATTTTCTTAGTCGGTGTTGATGAGCTATCGAAAAAATGGTTAGCTCAACGTAAATCGTTATTGATTAAAATAAATGCCGTTGGATTAGTCGTTAATGTTGATGATTATGCAAAATTACAGTACATCAGACAAATTGTGCCTGAAATTTTATTACAACCCGTTAGTGCAGACGATTTAGCTCAACGCTTAAATTTATCTCACTATCCCGTTCTTATTACAGATAAAGGTCTATCGCAATGAGTGATAAACACGTCATTGAAACGGTTTTACGTCCAGCCGTTGAGTTAAATACTGCAGTTGTTGCATTTTTATCCGGTGCATTATGTTTATATGCACCGTGGGCGGTAGCACTATCTATTGATATTGGTATTGGAATGACAGTGGCATTTTGGATTTTAGCGTATATCAGATTTAAACAGGGGTGGCGGATTATTCGTTATCGTCGAAATATTCGACGCCTACCGTATTACGCTCTAACTAGTAAGCAGGTGCCAGTTAGCCAGAAATTTTTATTTTTAGGACGGGGATTCGCGTGGGAGCAAAAACATACGCAACGGTTGTATACATGTACTCGTCCGGAAGTCGCTGATTATGTTAATCCATCTAAACTATATAAAATGGCACGTTATTTTGAAAAAAAATTTGAATATTCATTTCCTGCATTAACAAAACTTTTATCAAAAGATAGTATTTTAAATCCCGTTCGTCCATTGCCTCCAGTCGGGGGAAGCCCTTTAATACATGGAATTGAATTAGAGGAAGAAGATGTTTTATTGCCACTAGGAGAACGTGTTGGGCATACAATTGTATTGGGTACAACACGTGTTGGTAAGACTCGATTAGCAGAGCTTTTAGTTACACAAGATATTCATCGTGGAAAATGTGATGAGCGAGAAGTCGTTGTTTTTTTTGATCCTAAGGGCGATGCTGATATGTTAAAGCGAATGTACGCTGAAGCGAAACAGGCGGGGCGAGAAAATGAATTTTATGTTTTTCATCTAGGATGGCCCGAAGTGTCGGCTCGTTACAATGCTGTTGGACGATTTGGACGAGTTTCTGAAGTTGCTAGTCGTATTTCAGGGCAACTCAGTAGTGAGGGTAATAGTGCTGCATTTAAAGAGTTTGCGTGGCGATTTGTTAATATTATTGCTCGAGCTCAAGTTGAACTCGGGCGTCGCCCTGATTATCCATCCATAGCTCGTTATGTGCAGAATATAGATGAGCTATTTATTGATTATACAAGACAATTTCTAACTAAATACGATCCGAGAGCGTGGGATAGTGTGGCCGTTGCAGCTGGAAAAATTAATGATAAAAATACGCCTAGAAATATGATTGGACGTGATGTGCGTGTTGTTGCATTAGAGCAGTATCTCACTCAGGCGAAAATTTACGATCATGTTCTTGATGGATTACGTAGTGCAGTGCGTTATGATAAAACCTATTTTGATAAAATTGTTGCATCGTTATTGCCATTATTAGAAAAACTAACAACGGGAAAAATTGCTGAGTTATTAGCACCAGATTATACTGATATTAATGATGAACGACCAATATTTGATTGGCAGGAAATTATTAGAAAAAGAGGTATTGTTTATATCGGGCTCGATGCACT is part of the Mergibacter septicus genome and encodes:
- the traD gene encoding type IV conjugative transfer system coupling protein TraD, translating into MSDKHVIETVLRPAVELNTAVVAFLSGALCLYAPWAVALSIDIGIGMTVAFWILAYIRFKQGWRIIRYRRNIRRLPYYALTSKQVPVSQKFLFLGRGFAWEQKHTQRLYTCTRPEVADYVNPSKLYKMARYFEKKFEYSFPALTKLLSKDSILNPVRPLPPVGGSPLIHGIELEEEDVLLPLGERVGHTIVLGTTRVGKTRLAELLVTQDIHRGKCDEREVVVFFDPKGDADMLKRMYAEAKQAGRENEFYVFHLGWPEVSARYNAVGRFGRVSEVASRISGQLSSEGNSAAFKEFAWRFVNIIARAQVELGRRPDYPSIARYVQNIDELFIDYTRQFLTKYDPRAWDSVAVAAGKINDKNTPRNMIGRDVRVVALEQYLTQAKIYDHVLDGLRSAVRYDKTYFDKIVASLLPLLEKLTTGKIAELLAPDYTDINDERPIFDWQEIIRKRGIVYIGLDALSDTTVASAVGNSMFADLVSIAGHIYKYGIDDGLPEQLQSSNKKVAINLHCDEFNELMGDEFIPLINKGGGAGVQVTAYTQTLSDIEAKSGSKAKAGQVIGNFNNLIMLRVREPATAELLTNQLHEVDILKNTTISGVTDNSDPTSKQDFTSNTQDRISSEKVPMITPANVMKLPKGQAFVLLEGGNLWKIRMPLPVSDKNDVMPESILQLSEYMQEQYQTSETWSKTAIDYCPSDDAIAAFEKLVSTPIIEPLNQVVKQDSNGENCGG